In the Pseudanabaena sp. PCC 7367 genome, one interval contains:
- a CDS encoding V-type ATP synthase subunit I codes for MSIVPLKKVTLAGIAHEKNTVMQSLQELGVLHLIDISPQPMAQAPSDPFKRNREAIAYLESCSIRQRALRRHPQHFDADKIIDQVIATKRKSQELTDAIENTEKQLDLLKPWGNFKLPSPEDLKGLQLFFYVVAGSESGKSYTTIKKAALPHQIVNRDNSCLYVVVISDRQPDLPGISPVAVPHLSASELEEHLDELLDQKDSNRTHRIGLTRYINLLREHLGEALDDRDLNMASCQTYDDSGLFALQGWCPIGVIERVEVLAEQLALAIEIIEPAPDEEPPTQLQNNETWIGPGEDLVSFYNVPNYHTWDPSWLVYFSFIIFFGMIVNDAGYGFVMLGITFFFRGAMIKGGMRRLFRMMLALSLCTIAYGVLGGAYFGLTPPDSNFLSKLRWFDGLDLANLNTMMWVSILIGCVHICFANVISAYNNRRSQKAIAHVGWIIAISSAFAAWHVTASAFSIEGTGLTQVFYTGIAIGMGLVFLFNQPAPMTGKGLFQRFTGGLQGVFDITKAFSDVLSYLRLFALGLAGGYLAITFNNLAQDANDLGSFGFILSILIIILGHTVNFALAIMSGVIHGLRLNFIEMYSWSIEGEGKVFSPFKKNVKASQEQPSATNR; via the coding sequence ATGTCGATCGTTCCGCTCAAAAAAGTGACCCTGGCTGGCATCGCCCACGAAAAAAACACTGTGATGCAATCGCTCCAGGAACTAGGTGTATTACATCTGATTGATATTTCTCCCCAGCCGATGGCACAAGCTCCATCTGATCCATTCAAGCGCAATCGTGAAGCGATCGCCTATCTTGAATCATGCAGTATCAGGCAAAGAGCCCTGCGCCGTCATCCACAGCACTTTGATGCCGATAAAATCATTGATCAGGTAATAGCAACCAAACGAAAATCTCAAGAGCTGACCGACGCGATTGAAAATACCGAGAAACAACTAGATTTACTCAAGCCCTGGGGAAATTTCAAACTACCATCCCCTGAAGATTTGAAGGGTTTGCAGCTATTTTTCTATGTGGTGGCTGGAAGCGAGTCTGGGAAATCCTACACCACAATCAAAAAAGCGGCGCTACCCCATCAGATCGTCAATCGAGATAATAGCTGCTTGTACGTGGTGGTAATTAGCGATCGACAACCAGACCTGCCAGGAATCTCGCCAGTGGCAGTCCCCCATCTTTCGGCAAGTGAATTAGAAGAGCATTTAGACGAATTACTTGATCAAAAAGATAGCAATCGCACCCATCGAATTGGCCTAACCCGCTATATAAATTTACTGCGCGAGCACCTGGGTGAAGCACTCGACGATCGTGATTTGAATATGGCTTCCTGCCAGACCTATGATGATTCCGGTTTGTTTGCGCTCCAGGGTTGGTGCCCGATCGGTGTGATTGAACGGGTTGAGGTACTAGCAGAACAGTTGGCATTGGCGATCGAAATTATTGAGCCCGCCCCCGACGAAGAACCACCGACCCAGCTTCAGAATAATGAAACCTGGATTGGGCCCGGTGAAGATCTGGTGTCCTTTTATAATGTGCCCAATTATCACACCTGGGATCCTTCCTGGTTGGTCTATTTCAGCTTCATTATTTTCTTTGGCATGATTGTCAATGATGCTGGCTATGGCTTTGTGATGCTGGGGATCACCTTTTTCTTCCGTGGTGCAATGATTAAAGGTGGCATGCGGCGGCTGTTTCGGATGATGTTGGCGTTGTCTCTTTGTACGATCGCCTATGGCGTGTTGGGTGGCGCTTACTTTGGCCTTACGCCACCGGATAGTAATTTCCTCAGCAAATTGCGCTGGTTTGATGGCCTAGACCTGGCGAATTTAAATACCATGATGTGGGTATCGATCCTGATTGGCTGTGTGCATATTTGCTTTGCCAATGTAATTAGTGCCTATAATAATCGCCGCAGCCAGAAAGCGATCGCCCATGTGGGTTGGATCATTGCGATCAGCTCGGCTTTTGCCGCCTGGCATGTGACCGCTTCAGCATTTAGCATCGAAGGTACTGGCCTGACCCAGGTGTTTTATACGGGCATTGCGATCGGCATGGGTCTGGTGTTTTTGTTTAACCAACCCGCACCCATGACCGGCAAAGGCTTGTTTCAGCGTTTTACTGGCGGCTTGCAGGGGGTATTTGATATCACCAAAGCTTTCAGTGATGTGTTGAGCTATTTGCGCTTGTTTGCGCTGGGGCTGGCTGGTGGCTATCTGGCGATCACCTTTAATAATCTGGCTCAAGATGCCAATGATCTGGGCAGTTTTGGCTTTATCCTGTCAATTTTAATTATTATTTTGGGGCATACGGTCAATTTTGCCCTAGCGATCATGAGTGGCGTGATTCATGGCCTGCGCCTTAATTTCATTGAGATGTATAGCTGGAGCATTGAAGGAGAAGGTAAAGTTTTCAGCCCATTCAAAAAAAATGTCAAAGCTAGTCAGGAGCAGCCGAGCGCAACAAATCGCTAG
- a CDS encoding ATP synthase subunit C, translating into MDSDSIFLGLGYIGLIATMGCGIIGSCIGCAIAGLAADGAMLETESGHGRFLGVVAMPSSQSIYGIVLMFILRGSVSADTGVGVLGIGILSGLAFMFSAIYQGQCCAMAINVSKSKPEIFAKSLVSAGIVEGFAIFMLAFALVLNQGLAAATNAG; encoded by the coding sequence GTGGATTCAGACTCAATTTTTTTAGGCCTTGGCTATATCGGTCTTATTGCCACTATGGGCTGTGGCATTATTGGTAGCTGTATTGGTTGTGCGATCGCAGGCTTGGCGGCTGATGGCGCAATGTTGGAAACTGAATCGGGACACGGTCGTTTCCTGGGCGTGGTGGCGATGCCTTCCAGCCAATCGATCTATGGCATTGTGTTGATGTTTATCTTGCGCGGTAGCGTCTCGGCAGATACTGGCGTGGGTGTACTTGGAATCGGTATTCTTTCTGGGCTTGCCTTCATGTTCAGCGCTATCTATCAAGGTCAATGCTGCGCGATGGCGATCAATGTTTCTAAGAGCAAGCCGGAGATTTTTGCTAAGTCCCTGGTCTCGGCTGGGATCGTGGAAGGGTTTGCAATCTTTATGCTGGCCTTTGCATTGGTGCTCAATCAGGGTCTAGCTGCTGCTACTAATGCTGGTTAG
- a CDS encoding metallophosphoesterase family protein, whose translation MRLVHLADLHLGFRAYSRTTSVGINRREADVSQAFQKALQATIELAPDLLLIAGDVFHVPRPGNLAVIEAQKQLAKFCYASATEVVIIAGNHESVRTSDSRCILELLALIPQVRVVANKPEAIEITGRDGDRAKVFCLPHNSLEQAQDLIIKPDPEFKYNLVMLHGTVDNNRINDYGGYDVPAKLLNLQWDYVACGHYHSYTNLGNNAFYAGAIERTSNDIWKEAGEDKGLIEFDLATHKHKFHALKGLRETIDLPTIDAKGLEANEINQKIAAQAAQAEIKNKIVRQRVDNLPRSVQRQLDYRQIRTFQAEAVHYLFAPRSPESSVNQADGDYADQNEPRSNQVSLAEEATNFLQKRDLPADVDRDQFVARGVAYLKTESP comes from the coding sequence ATGCGGTTAGTTCATCTAGCGGATTTACACCTGGGATTTCGTGCCTATAGTCGTACTACCAGTGTGGGCATCAATCGCCGTGAGGCTGATGTGTCCCAGGCCTTTCAAAAAGCTCTCCAAGCCACGATCGAACTGGCTCCAGATTTACTGTTGATCGCTGGGGATGTATTCCATGTACCACGACCCGGTAATTTGGCGGTCATCGAAGCTCAAAAACAACTGGCAAAATTTTGCTATGCCAGTGCAACAGAAGTGGTAATTATTGCCGGGAATCACGAATCAGTGCGCACATCTGATAGTCGCTGTATTCTGGAATTACTGGCCTTGATCCCACAGGTAAGGGTTGTTGCCAATAAGCCAGAAGCGATCGAGATAACTGGTCGAGATGGCGATCGCGCCAAAGTATTTTGTCTGCCCCACAATTCCCTGGAGCAGGCTCAAGATTTAATCATCAAACCCGATCCAGAGTTTAAATATAACCTGGTGATGCTACATGGCACCGTCGATAACAATCGGATCAATGATTACGGTGGCTATGATGTTCCAGCCAAACTCCTAAACTTGCAGTGGGATTATGTCGCATGTGGCCATTACCATAGCTACACCAACCTGGGTAATAACGCCTTTTATGCTGGGGCGATCGAACGCACTAGCAATGACATCTGGAAAGAAGCGGGCGAAGACAAGGGCTTGATTGAGTTTGATTTAGCCACGCATAAACATAAATTTCATGCCCTGAAGGGACTCAGAGAAACGATCGACCTGCCCACGATTGATGCCAAAGGCTTAGAGGCAAACGAGATCAACCAAAAGATCGCCGCGCAAGCAGCGCAAGCTGAAATTAAAAATAAAATTGTGCGCCAACGGGTAGATAACCTACCGCGATCGGTACAACGGCAACTGGACTATCGCCAAATTCGCACCTTTCAAGCCGAAGCCGTGCATTATTTATTCGCACCACGATCGCCTGAATCATCAGTGAACCAGGCAGATGGCGATTATGCTGACCAGAATGAGCCGCGATCGAACCAGGTTAGCTTAGCCGAAGAGGCCACCAACTTTCTACAAAAACGCGACCTACCAGCCGATGTAGACCGCGATCAGTTTGTAGCCAGGGGCGTTGCTTACTTAAAAACAGAGTCCCCGTAG
- a CDS encoding HpsJ-like protein, cyanoexosortase A-associated translates to MNRPSNRPKQPDRSDRPERPRRPPLNHPQRIHQPGEQLPEITGESPTKAKPRQNAAPLNQFAEENDATGFGEWIEHNSYSLVTWIGYGLLGLALIDFTFTLVPPRLFDPGWQLDAVGQLVGKVWAPLLGMMLIFFRGRGRIGELEIKILGWVSWIPMIFAVVYLLLIPSTVANSYRLDKNNRDQANTQLVQRTQQISQLETTLAEANTAQEVGIVVAQVNRLPGIPRIEPDQVEPLKQELLEQLAAQKVAVETTTNTNIAISQKKLLKNAVRQVISTLLAGLLFLKIWQLSNWARQYSNVVRNQ, encoded by the coding sequence ATGAACCGTCCTTCCAATCGACCTAAACAGCCCGATCGCTCCGATCGACCAGAGCGCCCCCGCCGCCCGCCGCTCAATCATCCCCAAAGAATCCATCAGCCTGGCGAACAACTGCCAGAAATTACAGGTGAATCGCCAACTAAGGCCAAGCCTCGTCAAAACGCAGCCCCACTAAACCAATTTGCCGAAGAAAACGATGCGACTGGGTTTGGTGAATGGATTGAGCATAATTCCTATAGCCTGGTTACCTGGATTGGCTATGGTTTGCTGGGGCTTGCCTTGATTGACTTTACCTTCACCCTGGTGCCACCACGATTATTTGATCCAGGCTGGCAATTGGATGCAGTCGGCCAATTGGTGGGCAAAGTGTGGGCACCACTGCTGGGAATGATGCTGATCTTTTTTCGGGGTCGAGGCCGGATTGGCGAACTGGAAATCAAAATTTTGGGCTGGGTTTCCTGGATTCCGATGATCTTTGCAGTTGTCTATTTACTTTTAATTCCCAGCACTGTAGCAAATTCATATCGGCTGGATAAGAACAACCGCGACCAGGCAAATACCCAATTGGTGCAACGCACCCAGCAGATTAGTCAGCTTGAGACAACTCTGGCAGAGGCTAATACCGCCCAAGAAGTAGGTATAGTGGTGGCGCAAGTCAATCGTTTACCTGGCATTCCCCGGATCGAGCCTGATCAAGTTGAACCACTCAAACAAGAATTACTAGAGCAATTAGCTGCGCAGAAAGTGGCGGTTGAAACTACCACCAATACCAATATTGCGATCAGCCAAAAGAAGCTATTAAAAAATGCAGTGCGGCAGGTAATCTCCACTCTGCTTGCTGGACTATTGTTTCTCAAAATTTGGCAGCTTAGCAATTGGGCCAGACAATATAGCAACGTTGTCCGTAATCAGTAG
- a CDS encoding HpsJ-like protein, cyanoexosortase A-associated, producing the protein MSQSNHTGQPMTQNGMAIGKPTSLTPNRITTKSRPKSKTFLDQDNLNQDSNESSRFKEWVENSSSNLVALVGYSLLGLALVDFGDTLLPPRLFDQNWQYQTIALVAGKVWAPLLGMLLVFFRRGHKLRRAEVRLLSFLSWLCLVISIAYFLLIPLAINNAFRIDHRNNTQANAQVLQQSADITTMQEQVLAAKTPQEIGALYATVNRLPGIPQLENPQATRQQMLDALAQTDASIQVNSEANIKIAQRGLIKNTLRVVLTTAIAGFAFLGIWQQSKWVRQYRSTRKSSEVGRLL; encoded by the coding sequence ATGAGTCAATCCAATCACACCGGCCAGCCAATGACTCAGAACGGCATGGCGATCGGCAAGCCCACCTCCCTGACTCCAAACAGAATCACAACTAAATCTAGACCTAAAAGTAAAACATTTCTGGATCAGGATAATCTAAACCAAGATAGCAATGAATCTTCAAGGTTTAAAGAATGGGTCGAAAATAGCTCAAGTAATCTGGTGGCACTGGTTGGCTATAGTTTGCTGGGTTTAGCCCTGGTGGATTTTGGCGATACTTTATTACCCCCTCGCCTATTTGATCAAAACTGGCAATACCAAACGATCGCGCTGGTGGCAGGAAAAGTGTGGGCTCCATTGTTGGGGATGCTACTGGTTTTTTTCCGGCGGGGTCATAAACTCCGTCGCGCCGAAGTAAGGTTATTGAGCTTTTTATCCTGGCTCTGTCTGGTCATCTCGATCGCCTATTTTTTACTCATCCCCCTGGCAATTAATAATGCTTTTCGGATTGACCATCGCAACAATACCCAAGCAAATGCCCAGGTGCTACAGCAGTCTGCAGATATTACTACTATGCAAGAGCAAGTGCTGGCAGCTAAAACCCCCCAGGAAATTGGTGCATTGTATGCCACAGTCAATCGATTGCCTGGGATTCCGCAACTAGAAAATCCGCAGGCAACCAGACAGCAAATGCTTGATGCCTTGGCTCAAACTGACGCAAGTATTCAGGTAAACTCCGAAGCAAATATTAAAATTGCCCAAAGGGGATTGATCAAAAATACGCTGCGGGTAGTGCTAACTACTGCGATCGCTGGCTTTGCGTTTCTGGGCATCTGGCAGCAGAGTAAATGGGTGCGTCAGTATCGTAGTACACGGAAATCTAGTGAGGTAGGTAGGTTATTATGA
- a CDS encoding PFE-CTERM domain-containing protein, with product MKNALKLACTAAIAGGITSVAMPASALDYIMSGEFDQGGSSGTVSGLLSAVDQGGGNIQVDWTFTVGAGVSSTISGNQAMGPSTYTFSGILPQFGQAIDDTTVVGGAPPAAGNYEISTSVFANWGQLSSNHITYFWSGDETNDTTGATRFTGTTPPDTLVLTPVPFEFSPAVGLALFGGLFAADQIRRKKKKGNSVVLSEEKVTA from the coding sequence ATGAAGAACGCCTTGAAGTTAGCCTGCACTGCAGCGATCGCTGGGGGAATTACTAGTGTTGCAATGCCTGCATCTGCCCTGGACTACATCATGAGTGGTGAGTTTGATCAGGGTGGCAGCTCCGGCACTGTATCTGGACTTCTTAGTGCTGTTGATCAAGGTGGCGGTAATATTCAGGTTGATTGGACTTTCACTGTGGGTGCTGGTGTTTCCTCAACGATCTCTGGCAATCAGGCAATGGGGCCAAGTACCTATACATTCTCTGGGATCCTGCCTCAATTTGGTCAGGCCATTGACGATACTACGGTTGTAGGTGGTGCTCCGCCTGCGGCTGGTAATTATGAAATTTCAACTAGTGTTTTTGCCAACTGGGGTCAGTTGTCTTCTAACCATATTACCTATTTCTGGTCAGGGGATGAAACAAATGACACAACTGGCGCAACTCGGTTTACGGGCACAACACCTCCTGACACCCTAGTTCTAACTCCTGTACCATTTGAATTTAGCCCCGCAGTTGGCTTGGCCTTGTTTGGTGGTTTGTTTGCCGCTGACCAAATCCGCAGAAAAAAGAAAAAAGGTAACTCCGTGGTACTTAGCGAAGAGAAAGTAACCGCCTAG
- a CDS encoding UDP-N-acetylmuramoyl-tripeptide--D-alanyl-D-alanine ligase, which produces MTFSCTIAQAAEAMNAVVVESKPTNGQVIQGISTDSRQIKPGQLFVALQGENFDGHRFVGSAIAQGAVAVVVNHPIEMVVDQQGQPIAQLVVTDTLRAYQDLAQWWCAATGVPIVAITGSAGKTTTKELIAALLGLYVRPGKQVHKNYANYNNDIGVAHTLLAIDPELHDFAVVEMAMRGLGEIARLSQMASPKVGVITNIGTAHIGRLGSKQAIAQAKCELLAEMPTDGIAVLNAEDQLLLDTAAQVWSGQVITYGLNSGDVRGDWQGNTLSIGDRRWQLPLVGRHNALNFLAGLATLKALGLDWQIISQTPIRPDMPSGRSQIHHLTSDITILDETYNASPEATIAALELLAATTAKRRWAILGTMKELGTKSAELHGQVGQKVADLGIDGLIVLADGEADAILAAAQASENPPQLIISCQSHQELIDRLQGLIQSGDRLLFKASHSVGMDKVVQALIAANQE; this is translated from the coding sequence ATGACATTTAGTTGCACGATCGCGCAAGCAGCCGAGGCCATGAATGCGGTTGTGGTTGAGAGCAAGCCTACCAATGGCCAAGTTATTCAGGGGATTAGTACCGATAGTCGCCAGATTAAGCCCGGTCAGTTATTTGTGGCCTTACAAGGGGAAAATTTTGATGGGCATCGGTTTGTGGGCAGTGCGATCGCCCAGGGGGCAGTGGCGGTGGTGGTAAATCACCCGATCGAGATGGTGGTAGATCAACAGGGGCAACCGATCGCTCAACTGGTCGTAACCGACACACTCAGAGCCTATCAGGATTTAGCCCAATGGTGGTGTGCTGCAACTGGTGTGCCGATCGTAGCGATCACCGGCTCTGCGGGTAAAACCACTACCAAGGAGTTGATCGCCGCTTTACTAGGCTTGTATGTTAGACCTGGTAAACAGGTGCATAAAAACTATGCCAATTACAACAATGATATTGGTGTGGCGCATACCCTGCTGGCGATCGATCCAGAGCTACATGATTTTGCGGTGGTGGAAATGGCCATGCGTGGCCTGGGTGAGATTGCGCGATTGTCGCAAATGGCCAGCCCCAAGGTGGGGGTAATTACCAATATTGGCACCGCGCACATTGGCCGACTGGGTTCAAAACAGGCGATCGCCCAGGCTAAATGCGAGCTATTGGCAGAGATGCCCACTGATGGAATTGCGGTCTTAAATGCCGAAGATCAATTGCTGCTCGATACCGCCGCCCAGGTCTGGTCAGGACAGGTAATTACCTATGGTTTAAATAGTGGTGATGTGCGGGGTGATTGGCAGGGCAATACCTTGAGTATTGGCGATCGCAGGTGGCAATTGCCGCTGGTCGGCAGACATAATGCCCTGAATTTTTTGGCGGGGTTGGCCACGCTCAAAGCCCTGGGACTGGATTGGCAGATCATTAGCCAAACCCCAATCCGACCAGATATGCCCTCAGGCCGATCGCAAATTCATCACCTCACCAGCGATATTACAATTTTGGATGAGACTTATAATGCCTCGCCCGAAGCCACGATCGCTGCACTAGAGCTACTCGCCGCCACAACCGCCAAACGCCGCTGGGCAATCTTGGGCACAATGAAGGAGTTGGGCACTAAGTCCGCTGAATTACATGGCCAGGTGGGGCAAAAAGTGGCCGATCTGGGGATTGATGGTTTGATCGTGTTGGCAGACGGTGAAGCGGATGCGATCCTGGCGGCGGCTCAAGCTAGCGAGAATCCGCCACAATTAATCATTAGTTGCCAGAGTCACCAAGAGCTTATCGATCGCCTGCAAGGGCTAATCCAAAGTGGCGATCGCTTGTTGTTCAAAGCTTCTCACTCGGTGGGGATGGACAAGGTGGTTCAGGCGTTGATCGCGGCTAATCAAGAGTAG
- a CDS encoding DUF3352 domain-containing protein, translating into MADNSANESPKRSPRPRNPSKRKKSNATLPILAAAGAAVVAIGGAIAYFGFWRKPEPIQGLMAIAKVIPQEAHLLIAFNTESRPWQKLSQFGTPESQKLFSQTMEQSPLHRLLEQSQADFDRDVKPWLGGDIVTALVPDPENPNNPPGTLVVTTVTNHNQAAEFLGQYRSALAAQGANFTTKEYKGAAYFEATTRDPNVFVITASLGKDYVAIANSPDLIERVFDTYAGEQNALAEKPNFRYVDRLEQTETMPESLAKVYLDGSIAVEFLGSQARIDLSEPVLSHSRSQIDAITIAVGLQKEGIRAVMHNHRQNPNSFIDNSGVDNQESVPFTDSLSSETTATATETEAEAESSEPESSSGNEAIANAEVLKLLPQETFFVVNGTNLKQSWQKLVEQSGDNPASSAIIDQLREQAANLSFLDLEEDILAWMDGEFAIAALPITQGALANAGFGLTVLIQTSDPEASDTFLQELNTVAETAAGGLLPQRIELGTETIGDRELTTWQADAAKVATVGYASEDYIFWTTGDLAKQFIPPPTGSLPESSEFKIRTTALPTDNQGYFYLNVSSALVLMDKIFPNEVKSSGGYIQARIVLDAIRGIAVTNTVIDDYTSRFDFLITLKPTPGN; encoded by the coding sequence ATGGCTGATAACAGCGCCAACGAATCACCGAAGCGATCGCCACGTCCGCGCAACCCATCAAAACGCAAGAAAAGTAATGCCACATTGCCAATCCTGGCCGCTGCTGGTGCCGCAGTTGTAGCGATCGGTGGGGCAATCGCCTATTTTGGTTTCTGGCGGAAACCGGAACCAATCCAGGGCTTGATGGCGATCGCCAAAGTGATTCCCCAGGAAGCGCATCTCTTGATTGCATTCAACACTGAATCGCGTCCCTGGCAAAAACTAAGTCAATTTGGTACGCCGGAATCGCAAAAATTGTTCAGCCAAACGATGGAGCAATCGCCCCTGCATCGTCTGCTTGAGCAAAGTCAGGCAGATTTCGATCGGGATGTTAAACCCTGGCTGGGTGGTGATATTGTGACCGCTCTGGTGCCCGATCCAGAAAACCCCAACAATCCTCCAGGAACTCTGGTGGTTACCACTGTTACTAATCACAATCAGGCCGCCGAATTTTTAGGGCAATATCGATCGGCCTTGGCTGCCCAGGGAGCCAACTTTACCACCAAAGAATATAAAGGTGCGGCCTATTTTGAAGCCACCACCCGCGATCCTAATGTATTTGTAATCACCGCCAGCCTTGGTAAAGACTATGTGGCGATCGCCAACTCGCCAGATTTGATTGAGCGGGTATTTGATACCTATGCCGGTGAGCAGAACGCTCTGGCAGAAAAGCCCAACTTTCGCTATGTCGATCGCCTGGAACAAACCGAAACAATGCCCGAAAGCCTGGCGAAGGTCTATTTAGATGGTTCGATCGCAGTAGAGTTTTTAGGCTCCCAGGCACGGATTGACCTGAGTGAACCGGTTTTATCCCACTCGCGTAGCCAAATTGATGCAATTACGATCGCCGTGGGCTTGCAAAAAGAAGGCATCCGCGCCGTAATGCACAACCATCGCCAGAATCCCAACAGCTTCATTGATAATTCTGGGGTAGACAATCAAGAATCTGTACCCTTCACCGATAGCCTGTCTAGTGAAACTACCGCAACCGCAACTGAGACTGAAGCTGAAGCTGAATCCAGTGAGCCAGAGTCAAGTAGTGGCAATGAAGCGATCGCCAACGCAGAAGTGCTCAAGCTATTACCGCAAGAAACTTTCTTTGTGGTCAATGGCACTAACCTAAAGCAATCCTGGCAGAAGCTAGTTGAGCAATCGGGCGACAATCCTGCCTCAAGCGCTATTATTGACCAGCTCAGGGAACAGGCCGCAAACTTGTCTTTTTTGGATTTAGAAGAAGATATCCTCGCCTGGATGGATGGTGAATTTGCGATCGCGGCGCTGCCCATTACCCAGGGTGCGCTTGCTAATGCCGGGTTTGGGCTCACTGTTTTGATCCAAACTAGTGATCCAGAGGCCAGCGACACTTTCCTACAAGAATTAAACACCGTCGCCGAAACCGCTGCGGGGGGATTGTTACCCCAAAGGATCGAATTGGGCACAGAGACTATTGGCGATCGGGAGCTAACCACCTGGCAAGCTGATGCCGCCAAAGTAGCTACGGTCGGTTATGCCAGCGAAGACTATATCTTCTGGACCACTGGCGATCTGGCCAAGCAATTCATCCCACCGCCCACTGGTTCTTTGCCCGAAAGCAGTGAATTTAAAATTCGCACTACTGCCCTGCCGACTGATAATCAAGGCTATTTTTATTTAAATGTATCTTCGGCGCTGGTATTGATGGATAAGATTTTTCCCAACGAGGTCAAATCCAGTGGTGGTTATATCCAGGCCAGGATTGTGCTCGATGCAATTCGGGGGATCGCCGTCACCAATACTGTGATCGATGATTACACCAGTCGGTTTGATTTCTTAATCACGCTCAAACCGACACCAGGTAATTAG
- the crtR gene encoding beta-carotene hydroxylase, protein MQQTGKALTVPIEYMGPPKGFNPTLALFFGSIGLLIISTTGYWAWNWPNWCVFFANFVSLYVLGTVIHDASHGVAHRDRAINAAVGHVSAVLQGFVYPVFTRVHMQHHANVNDPENDPDHFVSTGGPLWLIAVRFFYHEVFFFQRKLWRKFELWEWAISRGILVTVLSAGYYFGFLGYIMNFWFCPAAIMGLALGLFFDYLPHRPFKARDRWKNARVYPSWLLNILLLGQNYHLVHHLWPSVPWYSYRPAYLKMKPLLDQKESPQSLELLKMPDFTGFVYDIFLGIRFHGKKQETHNAEKINKPELESELTNSEH, encoded by the coding sequence ATGCAGCAGACAGGGAAAGCCCTGACTGTACCAATCGAATACATGGGGCCGCCAAAGGGGTTTAATCCAACTTTGGCTCTGTTCTTTGGCTCGATCGGGCTATTGATAATTTCTACGACGGGTTACTGGGCATGGAATTGGCCTAACTGGTGTGTATTCTTTGCAAATTTTGTTTCTTTATATGTGTTGGGCACGGTGATTCATGATGCCTCGCACGGGGTGGCTCACCGCGATCGAGCCATTAATGCCGCTGTGGGTCATGTTTCTGCGGTGTTGCAGGGATTTGTTTATCCTGTTTTTACGCGGGTACATATGCAGCACCATGCCAATGTTAATGATCCAGAGAATGATCCAGACCATTTTGTCTCCACCGGCGGCCCATTGTGGTTGATCGCGGTCAGGTTTTTCTACCACGAAGTATTTTTCTTTCAGCGAAAGCTGTGGCGTAAGTTTGAGCTATGGGAATGGGCAATCTCACGCGGCATATTAGTTACGGTTCTATCTGCTGGCTATTACTTTGGCTTTCTGGGCTACATCATGAATTTCTGGTTTTGTCCGGCGGCAATCATGGGTCTGGCCTTGGGCTTGTTTTTTGACTATCTGCCCCATCGCCCTTTCAAAGCACGCGATCGCTGGAAGAATGCCAGAGTCTATCCAAGTTGGCTTTTGAATATTTTATTGCTTGGCCAAAACTACCATCTGGTGCATCATCTCTGGCCTTCTGTACCCTGGTACAGCTACCGACCGGCCTATCTTAAAATGAAGCCATTACTAGATCAAAAGGAGTCGCCGCAGAGCTTGGAATTGCTCAAAATGCCTGACTTTACTGGCTTTGTGTACGATATATTTCTGGGCATTCGCTTTCATGGCAAAAAGCAAGAAACGCATAATGCTGAAAAAATAAACAAACCAGAGTTGGAAAGTGAATTAACCAACTCTGAGCATTAA
- a CDS encoding DUF760 domain-containing protein encodes MFEVRNMDANNNRLLAYMQEQSPEALAEVAQSISPEVRQIISQNIQSLVGVLPPQHFDISITTDRENLSSLLGSAMMTGYFLKGMETRMVLEQSFAVSSQPVTETKDDINETQLGLEVDAEQSEKPE; translated from the coding sequence ATGTTTGAAGTGCGCAACATGGATGCTAATAACAATCGCTTGTTGGCATATATGCAAGAGCAATCGCCAGAGGCGTTAGCAGAGGTAGCGCAGTCGATCAGCCCCGAAGTTCGTCAAATCATCTCCCAAAATATCCAAAGCCTGGTTGGCGTTCTACCTCCTCAGCATTTTGATATCAGCATTACTACCGATCGTGAGAATCTATCCAGCCTCCTGGGATCGGCGATGATGACTGGTTATTTCCTCAAGGGAATGGAAACGCGGATGGTTTTGGAGCAAAGTTTTGCGGTCTCTTCGCAACCAGTTACTGAGACCAAAGATGATATTAATGAAACTCAGCTAGGATTGGAAGTAGATGCTGAGCAGTCTGAAAAACCTGAATAA